TTCATGGATGTGAACATTGCGACATTGCAGCATAAAAGCAGAATAAATTCAATAGATCAAATCAAGGACTCAATAGACTTTGCTAACAAAATCGATGCAGAGGCCGTTGTTGTTCATCCCGGATTAGCTTCCTTTTTAGTTAACAAATATTTCCTTGATGATGTTTATAAAGTTGCAAAAGAATCAATAAAAGAAATCGGCGAATATGGGAAAGATTCCGGTATTTTAACCACAATTGAAAACATGCCTAATTTTGAAAGCATGATTTACCAGGATATGGATGACTTAAATGATTTGCTAGTTTCACTTGACATGCCAATGACATTGGATATTGGGCATGCCAATCATGTCGGATACTCTCCGGAGGAAATGTATTTTGATTCAATTAAACACGTACATGCCCATGATAATTTTGGTGACGATGACTCACACCTTGCTTTAGGTGAAGGCTCTATTGATTTAAACACTATCATAACCACATTAGAGAAAAATAATTATGATGGCATCTATATCATTGAAGTAAATGACTTCGATTCTATCAAAAAAAGTTACGAATATATGAAAAATAACTTTAAAATTTAAATTAAAGAAGTTTTCTTTCCTTAATTTCTTTTTGGAAATATAAATATTCTGATTCAACTACTTTTCTAATATTCTTAGCAGTTTTTACACCAATACCTTCAACTTCCTGAAGTTCACTTTCAGATGCATTAATCACATTGGCAACAGACCCGAAATGCTGCAGTAAATTCTTTGCATTTACAGGACCA
This sequence is a window from Methanobrevibacter sp.. Protein-coding genes within it:
- a CDS encoding sugar phosphate isomerase/epimerase produces the protein MKIGASALAGIEKTLETTLEFIENLGLEYVELVHQFPSENIDPNILESYNLKYSIHAPFMDVNIATLQHKSRINSIDQIKDSIDFANKIDAEAVVVHPGLASFLVNKYFLDDVYKVAKESIKEIGEYGKDSGILTTIENMPNFESMIYQDMDDLNDLLVSLDMPMTLDIGHANHVGYSPEEMYFDSIKHVHAHDNFGDDDSHLALGEGSIDLNTIITTLEKNNYDGIYIIEVNDFDSIKKSYEYMKNNFKI